The genomic window GGGAAGACTGCCGACTTACGGGATCATCCAGGGGAATACGTAGGCCTGCAGCGCCACGATGCAGCCCATCACCGTGGTGAGAAACAGGGCGTGCTTCAGGGTGAAGCGGAACAGGTTCCCCTCTTCGCCTACGAGACCGGTGGCGGCGCAGGCGACGGCGATGGACNAGTCTTCCCCGGGAGGAACTCCTCCCGGGGAAGACTGCCGACTTACGGGATCATCCAGGGGAATACGTAGGCCTGCAGCGCCACGATGCAGCCCATCACCGTGGTGAGAAACAGGGCGTGCTTCAGGGTGAAGCGGAACAGGTTCCCCTCTTCGCCTACGAGACCGGTGGCGGCGCAGGCGACGGCGATGGACTGCGGGGAGATCATCTTGCCCATGACGCCGCCGCTCGTGTTGGCCGCGCCGGTCAAAAGCGGGTTCATGCCGAGTTGCTCTGCGGTCACCTTCTGCAGTCCGCCGAAGAGGACGTTGCTGGAGGTGTCGGAGCCGGTCAGGAAGACGCCGAGCATGCCGAGGAACGGAGACAGGAACGGGAAGAGCGCGCCCGCTTTCGTGAAGGAGATGCCCATGCTGGTGGTCATGCCGGAGGCGTTCATCACGAAGGCAAGGCCGACAACGGAGGCGACTGTGACTGCGGGCCAGCGCATGTCGTACAGGGTCTTGCCCAGTACCTTGAAGAAGTCGACGATCCCCACACCGCAGATGAGGGCGGAGATGATGGCGGCGATGAGAATCGCGGTACCGGCCGCGGACATGAAGTTGAAGGTGAACTTGGCGGCGATCTTGGCAGGAAGCTGGTCGGAGAGTGCCTTGTCGAGTGCCTTGAATTGCGCCTTGTCCACCGCTTTGGATTCGACGATATCCTTCTGGAGTTTCTGCAGGTCCTTCTGCTTCTTATCCACCGCGTCGAAGGCGGCGAGGCGCTCGGTGGTCAGCACTGCCTTCCCAACAGGAAGGCTCTGCTCGACCACAAGGAGTTTGTCCTCCAGGCTCTGCAGTTCGGTGAGACCTGCGGCGAGTGCTGCCTGCTTGGCGTCGGCGGAAGAGAGAGAGGCTGCCTGTTTGGCTGCTTCCTCCTTCACCGCAGCAACCTTCTTCACCCCGTCTTCGGGCTTGGAAACCTTCTTCACGATGGCGTTATCGAGTCCGGCAATCGGGAGCACCACCTTACTCTTGTCAAGGGAGGTCTTGAGCGACGGGATGCCCCAAACAAGCACCATGATGGTCAGCGCCAGGTAGGGAGCCCAGGCGCGGAAGACCTGTGCACCGGTGTAGTCGTGGCTTTCCTTGCCGGAAAACTCCGGCTCGTGGTCGAAGGTCCAGACCGTGGCAGGCTGCCAGAACTTGAGCAGGATGACGAGGGCGGCCAGGGTGGCGAGCGATGCGGTCACGTCGGGGAGGTAGGGGCCAAGGTAGCTCGCGGTACCCCACTGGACACCGGCGAAGGTGACACCGCAGACGATGATCGCCGGGAGCACCTCGAGGGTCTTTTTGAGGCCGCACATGATGATGATTACGTAGAACGGTATGAACACGGAGACGAAGGGAAGCTGGCGCCCGACCATGGTGGAGAGTTTCATCAAGCCGCCGTCGTCGTACCCCATGACGCCGGCAAGCGCGACGACCGGAATCCCGATGGCGCCGAAGGCGACAGGTGCGGTGTTGGCGATGAGACAGACACCCGCAGCATAGAAGGGCCGGAACCCGAGACCGACAAGCGTCGCGCCCGCGATGGCGACCGGGGTGCCGAAGCCCGCCGCCCCTTCGATGAAGGCGCCGAAGCAGAAGGCGATCAGAAGAGCCTGCAGGCGGCGGTCACCGGTCAACCCGGCCAGCGAGGCACGGATGACCTCGAACTGCCCGCCTTTCACCGTTATGTTGTAGAGGAGGATCGTCGTGATCACGATGTAGAAAACGGGGAAGAGACCGAAGGCGGCGCCGTGGAAGGTGGCAAGCCCTGCCAGCTTGGCCGGCATCTGCCAGACGAAGATGGCGATGGCGACAGCCGAGGCGACGGCCAGCGGCCCCGCCTTGTGGGCCTTCATCTTGAAGACGGCGAGACAGACGAAGATGACGACGAGAGGGATGGCGGCAACCAACGCCGACATCGCGATACTTCCCGCGACGGGAGTGTAGCTCTGGATCCATGGCATGACTGTAGTTCTCCTTTGATTCGTGATGCTGGTATGGGCGGCAAAAAGATTGCGATTACGGGTGCATAAAAAATCATCAAAGCAGCGCGGCAGCGTCGGTAAGGACAAGAGACCCAGCGCCTGGAAGCCAGGAGAACCGGCCAATCAAACCAGGTTATACGTTTTGGTCAGGCCAATTAACCATCTTTTTATAACAGTGTCAAGTTTTTTCGTATTCAGCGACTAAATGGCTTTACTTACGCTTTTTTTTGGACTAAAGTACATTGGCCTTTTGGTAATATCAGTTATTTCATATGCCTTTTACGGAGTCTCCCGAACGAACGTATGACACAATAACAGAACAGCGTCGTGGCAATTTAAAACGGCTTTAGCGACGTGGGGTCTGTGAGACGACCGTACCGTGCGCCCCCAGAGGCGGGCAGAGAATAATCTAGATGGAGGGAAGTCAGCATGTTTGAGCAATTCAAGACCCGGGCGACAGGGGTCGGCGCCGAGGTCCATCGTGTCGTCACCCGCAGGGACGCCGTCGACTTCATCCTCGGTTTCCTGAAAAAGGAAGGGGTGTCCGATCTATCCGGCAGCTATGCCGTCTGGGCCGATGGACCGTTTCTGCGCGGTGTGGACCGAGAGCTTCTAAAACAGGTCCCAGGGCTCTCACTCAAGGTGACAAGGGAGCGCACGGCGCAGGCGAAGATCGGCATCAGCGAGATGAGCTTCGCCGTCGCCGATACAGGTTCCCTCGTGCAGGACCAGAGCGCAGTCGACCAGCGCCTCGCTTCCTCCCTGACCGGCATCCACGTCGCGATCGTCCCCTCCGCCAACATCGTCTGCGACAAGACAGCCCTCTTCTCCCGCATCTCCCCGAAGACAAGCCGGTATATCGCCTTCATCACCGGCCCGAGCCGCACCGCAGACATCGAACGCGTGCTCACCATAGGTGTACACGGCCCCGAGCGGCTCATCATACTCTTTGTCGACGAACTGGGAGGTGCTGCGTAATGAAGAAGGAATTCAAGGCATCGATCAACCGGGCACTCAACGACGCCAACCTCACCGGAGCGCTGGGCAAGTTTTCCGAGGCCTACCGGGTGAACCGGGCGAAGGCTTACGAGGGGATCGACTTCGAGGCACTGCGCGGCCGCATAGCCGAGGCGAAATCATCGGCGGCCTGCCACCTGGACGAGGTTGCGGAAGTCTTCAAAGAAAACGCCGAGGCGCTCGGCGCCAAGGTTTTCCGGACCAGCGACCCTGAACAGGTCAAGGAGTACATCCTGCAGGTCGCCCGTGACAACGGCGTGAAGAGCGTGGTGAAGTCAAAGTCGATGGCGAGCGAGGAGATCCACCTGAACAAGGCGCTCCTCAACGCGGGGATCTCCGTGGCCGAAACCGACCTGGGCGAATGGATCATCCAGCTCGCCGGACAGACGCCGTCGCACATGGTCATGCCTGCCATCCACCTGACCAAGGAGGAGGTGGCGGAGATCTTCAGCAAAGAGGTCGAGGAACGCCTGGACAGCGACATCCCGCGCCTGGTCAAGGTGGCGAGAAACGAACTCCGCCCCAAGTTCCTTGCCGCTGACATGGGGATCTCTGGAGCGAACATAGCCGTCGCCGAAACGGGTAGCATCGTGCTCGTCACCAACGAGGGGAACGCGCGGCTTACCACCACCCTCCCCCGCATCCACGTGGCCCTCGTCGGGGTGGAAAAGCTGGTTGAGAAGTTCGAGACGGTGGTACCGATACTCGACGCGCTTCCCAGGAGCGCCACCGCCCAGCTCCTCACAAGCTACGTCTCCATCATCACCGGCCCGTCCCCGAACGACGACGGCTCGCTCAAGGATCTGCACATCATCCTGATGGACAACCGGCGCACCGAGATGGCGCGCGACCCCAAGTTCAAGCAGGCCCTGCAGTGTATCCGCTGCGGCTCCTGCCTGAATGTCTGTCCCATCTTCCGCCTGGTGGGGGGGCACGTATTCGGAAAGATCTACACCGGCGGCATCGGCACCATCCTCACCGCCTGGTTCGATGAGCTGCAGAAATCCGAGGAGATCCAAGGGCTCTGCATCCAGTGCGGCAACTGCACCGAGGTCTGTCCAGGGAAACTCGACATCCCCGAGATGATCCTGGAGATCAGGCGCCGCCTTGTCCTCGAGAAGGGGCAGCCCCTGGCACAGAAGGCGATCTTCAGCGTGGTCAACAACAGAAAACTCTTCCACGGTATGCTGCGCGCCGCCTCGGTGGCGGGCAAACCGTTCACCTCCGGGAAGTTCATCCGCCACCTGCCGCTCTTTCTCTCCGACCTCACCGACGGCAGGAGCCTCCCCGCCATCGCGGAGAAACCATTCCGTGACATCTTCCCCGAGATCCGGCAGCCCAAGGGGGGTGAGAAGGCGGTATTCTACGCCGGCTGCCTGATCGACTTCGCCTATCCGGAAACCGGCATCGCCCTCGTCAAGCTCCTGAACAAGGCGGGGATCGAGGTCCTCTTCCCCGAGGAACAGACATGCTGCGGGGCACCCGCCCTGTACAACGGTGCCTACGAGGTCGCGGCCCACAACGCGGTCGACAACATCAAGGCACTCCTGGAGGTGGAGGCCAGGTACGTCGTGTCCGCCTGCCCCACCTGCACCGTCGCGCTGGCGCATGATTTCGCGAAGACCCTGCAGGACCAGGGACGCAGCGAGTGGCTGGACAAGGCAAAGGAGCTCGCCGAAAAGACAGTCGACCTATCGACGCTGGTGAAACGCCTGGTGGAAGAGGGACGACTCAGTTTTGAGGAAGGGGAAGACCTGGGCAAGATCACCTATCACGACTCCTGCCATCTGAAAAGGACGCTGAAGGTGTCGCAGGAGCCGCGAGAGCTGCTGCAAAAGGCGGGTTACGAACTGGCCGAGATGTACGAGTGCGACATGTGCTGCGGCATGGGGGGCTCCTACTCGATGAAGCTCCCCGAGATCTCCGCCCCGATCCTGAAACGCAAGCTGCATAACATCAAGGAAACGGGGGCTCCGCTGGTCGCCATGGACTGCCCTGGTTGCGTGATGCAGATCCGCGGCGGATTCGACCAGGACGGCGAGACGGTTCGGGTCCGGCACACCGCCGAACTCCTTGCGGAGCGGCTAAAATAGCAACCTCAACAGCCGGAAATGGAAAAAGCCGCTCGAAAGAGCGGCTTTTTTCGTTATAGCTGTGTGTTAAACCTTCACCCTTTAATCTTGGCTTCCTCCGGCTTAGCGAAGATGGCTTTGACTGCGCCTATTACCAGCATCGCTGCAGGTACCAGTTGGCCGGCTACGATGACTGCGGCAAACCCCATGAAGGCCCAGACGAGGAGGCCAGGCTCATCCGCCTGTGCGCCGTTGGCGGCAAATGCCGTTGTTGCAGATGCGGCTGTTGCGATGATCGTATTGATATATGTTCTCGCTCTCATGACATCCTCCTTTTGGACCTGTCGTTTTCTGCTGACTTACGATCAGCATCAAACATGCCAGGCCTTCAAAAAGAGTGCATTCAGAGAAAAAAGCTTGTCAAAACAGCAGATTACCAGCCATGCACGCGAACCAAGCGCAGAGCGATTGACCTTTAACTTGTATGTTTTTTCCATACACCTCGCACCGCCTCAGAATGCCTTACGACGGAGATATGGCTTAAATCACCGTAATCACATGTGAATCAGGCGGACAAGCGGGTGTATATGCGCCGCATGCGGGTCGGTTGATGGTGTA from Geomonas ferrireducens includes these protein-coding regions:
- a CDS encoding LutC/YkgG family protein, coding for MFEQFKTRATGVGAEVHRVVTRRDAVDFILGFLKKEGVSDLSGSYAVWADGPFLRGVDRELLKQVPGLSLKVTRERTAQAKIGISEMSFAVADTGSLVQDQSAVDQRLASSLTGIHVAIVPSANIVCDKTALFSRISPKTSRYIAFITGPSRTADIERVLTIGVHGPERLIILFVDELGGAA
- a CDS encoding L-lactate permease, encoding MPWIQSYTPVAGSIAMSALVAAIPLVVIFVCLAVFKMKAHKAGPLAVASAVAIAIFVWQMPAKLAGLATFHGAAFGLFPVFYIVITTILLYNITVKGGQFEVIRASLAGLTGDRRLQALLIAFCFGAFIEGAAGFGTPVAIAGATLVGLGFRPFYAAGVCLIANTAPVAFGAIGIPVVALAGVMGYDDGGLMKLSTMVGRQLPFVSVFIPFYVIIIMCGLKKTLEVLPAIIVCGVTFAGVQWGTASYLGPYLPDVTASLATLAALVILLKFWQPATVWTFDHEPEFSGKESHDYTGAQVFRAWAPYLALTIMVLVWGIPSLKTSLDKSKVVLPIAGLDNAIVKKVSKPEDGVKKVAAVKEEAAKQAASLSSADAKQAALAAGLTELQSLEDKLLVVEQSLPVGKAVLTTERLAAFDAVDKKQKDLQKLQKDIVESKAVDKAQFKALDKALSDQLPAKIAAKFTFNFMSAAGTAILIAAIISALICGVGIVDFFKVLGKTLYDMRWPAVTVASVVGLAFVMNASGMTTSMGISFTKAGALFPFLSPFLGMLGVFLTGSDTSSNVLFGGLQKVTAEQLGMNPLLTGAANTSGGVMGKMISPQSIAVACAATGLVGEEGNLFRFTLKHALFLTTVMGCIVALQAYVFPWMIP
- the ldhH gene encoding L-lactate dehydrogenase (quinone) large subunit LdhH, encoding MKKEFKASINRALNDANLTGALGKFSEAYRVNRAKAYEGIDFEALRGRIAEAKSSAACHLDEVAEVFKENAEALGAKVFRTSDPEQVKEYILQVARDNGVKSVVKSKSMASEEIHLNKALLNAGISVAETDLGEWIIQLAGQTPSHMVMPAIHLTKEEVAEIFSKEVEERLDSDIPRLVKVARNELRPKFLAADMGISGANIAVAETGSIVLVTNEGNARLTTTLPRIHVALVGVEKLVEKFETVVPILDALPRSATAQLLTSYVSIITGPSPNDDGSLKDLHIILMDNRRTEMARDPKFKQALQCIRCGSCLNVCPIFRLVGGHVFGKIYTGGIGTILTAWFDELQKSEEIQGLCIQCGNCTEVCPGKLDIPEMILEIRRRLVLEKGQPLAQKAIFSVVNNRKLFHGMLRAASVAGKPFTSGKFIRHLPLFLSDLTDGRSLPAIAEKPFRDIFPEIRQPKGGEKAVFYAGCLIDFAYPETGIALVKLLNKAGIEVLFPEEQTCCGAPALYNGAYEVAAHNAVDNIKALLEVEARYVVSACPTCTVALAHDFAKTLQDQGRSEWLDKAKELAEKTVDLSTLVKRLVEEGRLSFEEGEDLGKITYHDSCHLKRTLKVSQEPRELLQKAGYELAEMYECDMCCGMGGSYSMKLPEISAPILKRKLHNIKETGAPLVAMDCPGCVMQIRGGFDQDGETVRVRHTAELLAERLK
- a CDS encoding L-lactate permease yields the protein MHRGAAGLRIPLDDPVSRQSSPGGVPPGEDXSIAVACAATGLVGEEGNLFRFTLKHALFLTTVMGCIVALQAYVFPWMIP